The Etheostoma cragini isolate CJK2018 chromosome 5, CSU_Ecrag_1.0, whole genome shotgun sequence genome contains a region encoding:
- the tbx16 gene encoding T-box transcription factor 16 codes for MQSIRDLKSNFSGPPPSSMAAGPDPYLQGNIRLTLEDPELWKNFHEIGTEMIITKPGRRMFPHCKINLAGLIPCAKYILLVDMVPVDGFRYKWNKEKWEVAGKAEPQPPCRTYLHPDSPAPGSHWMKQSVSFLKLKLTNNTLDQHGHIILHSMHRYHPRFHIVQADDLFSVRWSVFQTFTFPETSFTAVTAYQNTKITKLKINHNPFAKGFRDEGTTKKRRSNKNPAGLEKRAKMADVLTRDSEDSPTEFCRPSYEGYDGEERDLPKRKEVDGVKEERYSPWAADREHSVRTESPAGADPRDIYNTEQLVPAPASYQPYRFHEYGKSPSPSSSVGSSNSGSVRGSFESRVPDVATVPDHDPSKPRPHEVGPSPCGPHPLPAPQDYPGVLNMTMAQHGKPAVIGHHIYSPYSAEQPLGQWSGAGPAQYPPPPHLTTDYSTQAVHHGYHHGNVAEWSQYPLFSYSCW; via the exons ATGCAGTCCATCAGAG ACTTAAAGTCCAACTTCAGCGgacctcctccctcctccatgGCTGCTGGTCCCGATCCCTATCTCCAGGGCAACATCAGGCTGACTCTGGAGGACCCTGAACTCTGGAAGAACTTCCATGAAATAGGAACAGAGATGATTATCACTAAACCAGGCCG GAGGATGTTTCCACACTGTAAGATTAATCTGGCTGGCCTTATTCCATGCGCCAAGTACATCCTACTGGTTGACATGGTCCCTGTGGATGGTTTCAGGTACAAG TGGAATAAAGAGAAATGGGAGGTGGCTGGGAAAGCAGAGCCCCAGCCTCCCTGCAGGACCTACCTCCACCCTGACTCTCCAGCCCCGGGGAGCCACTGGATGAAGCAGTCCGTCTCCTTCCTCAAGCTCAAGCTCACCAACAACACACTGGACCAACACGGCCAT ATCATTTTGCACTCCATGCATCGCTACCACCCGCGCTTCCACATTGTGCAGGCGGATGACCTTTTCAGCGTCCGCTGGAGTGTTTTCCAGACCTTTACCTTCCCTGAGACTTCCTTCACAGCGGTCACAGCGTACCAGAACACCAAG ATCACCAAGCTGAAGATCAACCACAACCCATTTGCAAAAGGTTTCCGGGATGAAGGCACTACTAAAAAAAG GCGTTCAAACAAGAACCCGGCCGGCCTGGAGAAACGAGCCAAGATGGCAGACGTTTTGACCAGAGACTCAGAGGACAGTCCGACAG AATTCTGCAGGCCATCGTATGAGGGTTACGACGGAGAGGAAAGAGACCTGCCCAAAAGGAAAGAGGTTGATGGCGTCAAAGAGGAGCGTTACTCCCCGTGGGCTGCTGACAGGGAGCACAGTGTGAGGACAGAATCCCCCGCCGGGGCAGACCCCAGGGACATATACAACACGGAGCAGCTCGTTCCTGCTCCAGCTTCCTACCAGCCGTACAG GTTCCATGAGTACGGGAagtctccctctccctcctccagcGTCGGCAGCAGCAACAGCGGATCCGTACGCGGCAGCTTTGAGTCCAGAGTCCCTGATGTCGCCACCGTACCGGATCACGACCCCTCAAAGCCACGTCCACACGAGGTTGGCCCTTCCCCCTGCggcccccaccccctccccgcCCCGCAGGACTACCCGGGGGTCCTCAACATGACCATGGCTCAGCATGGCAAGCCGGCGGTGATCGGCCACCACATCTACAGCCCGTACAGCGCCGAGCAGCCCCTGGGCCAGTGGAGCGGCGCCGGGCCGGCCCAGTACCCTCCCCCTCCCCACCTGACCACTGACTACAGCACGCAAGCTGTGCACCACGGCTATCACCATGGGAACGTGGCTGAGTGGAGCCAGTACCCACTGTTCTCTTACTCCTGCTGGTGA